One Halobaculum roseum DNA segment encodes these proteins:
- a CDS encoding metallophosphoesterase has translation MLVVISDTHATDDHRLRGRTLDAVRDADAVIHAGDFYREPVLDDLQREAATVYGVTGNNDDAALRDRLPRERVVGYEGATIAVRHRSRSGATGLVMFGRERDADLVVFGHSHRPEFDDSGAVPLLNPGSYAQPRGNRPAHAEVTRTDDGLSGKLVTPDGEVFERFSVPVRGP, from the coding sequence ATGCTCGTCGTCATCTCCGACACCCACGCGACGGACGACCATCGGCTCCGCGGACGGACCCTCGATGCGGTCCGGGACGCCGACGCGGTGATCCACGCCGGCGACTTCTACCGGGAGCCGGTGCTCGACGACCTGCAGCGCGAGGCGGCGACGGTGTACGGCGTCACCGGCAACAACGACGACGCGGCGCTGCGCGACCGGCTCCCGCGCGAGCGCGTCGTCGGCTACGAGGGCGCGACGATCGCCGTGCGCCACCGCAGCCGGAGCGGCGCCACCGGGCTCGTCATGTTCGGGCGCGAACGCGACGCCGACCTCGTCGTCTTCGGCCACAGCCACCGCCCCGAGTTCGACGACTCGGGGGCGGTACCGCTGCTCAACCCGGGCAGTTACGCACAACCTCGGGGGAACCGGCCGGCACACGCCGAGGTGACGCGAACCGACGACGGGCTCTCGGGGAAACTGGTTACCCCCGACGGCGAGGTGTTCGAGCGGTTCTCCGTGCCCGTACGGGGGCCGTGA
- a CDS encoding ArsR/SmtB family transcription factor — translation MADMPSSIPGIGGPWSRGDDGDRDPRVIGVDGDDADAVLAALSSDTARAILSALHDSPGPASDVADRVDTSLQNTQYHLKRLRDAGVVEVVDTVYSQKGREMDVYAPADGPLVLVAGPESEASGIRATLSRLLGGIGAVGLGAVVVETALGGPFAPTVGFGSAGGADGAAGDGTDVSVESTNATATEAPADDAATPTPTESAGDGGMGIQEATETAAETATPAATPTPDPTATEVARDTTYAVAADAGPTLVDQLAASPGFLFLCGGLLALAVVALVARRRGGA, via the coding sequence ATGGCCGACATGCCCTCCTCCATCCCGGGGATCGGCGGGCCGTGGTCCCGCGGCGACGACGGCGACCGCGACCCGCGGGTCATCGGCGTCGACGGCGACGACGCCGACGCCGTCCTCGCGGCGCTGTCCTCGGACACCGCACGCGCGATCCTCTCCGCGCTTCACGACAGCCCCGGCCCCGCCAGCGACGTGGCCGACCGCGTCGACACGTCGCTGCAGAACACCCAGTACCACCTGAAGCGCCTCCGCGATGCGGGCGTCGTCGAGGTGGTCGACACCGTCTACTCCCAGAAAGGCCGCGAGATGGACGTGTACGCTCCCGCCGACGGGCCGCTCGTGCTCGTCGCCGGTCCGGAGTCCGAGGCCTCGGGGATCCGCGCGACGCTCAGCCGACTGCTCGGCGGGATCGGCGCGGTCGGCCTCGGCGCCGTCGTCGTCGAGACCGCCCTCGGGGGCCCGTTCGCGCCCACGGTCGGGTTCGGCTCGGCCGGCGGCGCCGACGGCGCGGCCGGCGACGGCACCGACGTGAGCGTCGAATCGACGAACGCGACCGCCACGGAGGCCCCTGCCGACGACGCCGCGACGCCGACGCCGACCGAGTCCGCCGGCGACGGCGGGATGGGGATCCAGGAGGCGACCGAGACCGCCGCGGAGACGGCGACGCCCGCGGCGACGCCCACCCCCGACCCGACCGCGACCGAGGTGGCCCGCGACACGACGTACGCCGTCGCCGCCGACGCCGGGCCGACGCTGGTCGACCAGCTCGCCGCCTCGCCGGGGTTCCTGTTCCTGTGTGGCGGCCTGCTCGCGCTCGCGGTCGTGGCGCTGGTCGCCCGACGCCGCGGCGGGGCGTGA
- a CDS encoding acyl-CoA dehydrogenase family protein — protein sequence MLDYVGLEADLSAEEKLIRDTAREFVAEEVAPDIADHYEAGTFPTDLIPEMGELGFYAPNLEGYGSPNVSERAYGLLMQELEACDSGLRSMASVQGALVMYPIHAFGSDAQKEEWLPALGQGEVVGCFGLTEPEHGSNPSGIETRAERDADGFVLNGEKTWITNSPIADVAVVWAKLTSDDGSPVRGFLVETDRDGVKTPKIEEKLSMRASVTGGIVLDDVRVPEGNVLPDVTGMKGPLSCLTQARYGIAWGAVGAARDCFETAREYQTERDQFGGPIARFQIQQEKLAEMATQITLAQLLAYRLADLKERGDLRPQQVSMAKRNNVRMARDQARVAREMLGGNGITTDYSPMRHMSNLETVYTYEGTHDIHSLILGEDLTGIAAFE from the coding sequence ATGCTCGATTACGTCGGTCTGGAGGCGGATCTCTCGGCCGAGGAGAAGCTGATCCGCGATACGGCCCGGGAGTTCGTCGCCGAGGAGGTCGCCCCCGACATCGCCGACCACTACGAGGCGGGGACCTTCCCCACGGACCTCATCCCCGAGATGGGCGAGCTCGGCTTCTACGCGCCGAACCTGGAGGGGTACGGCTCCCCGAACGTCTCCGAGCGAGCGTACGGCCTGCTGATGCAGGAGCTGGAGGCGTGCGACTCCGGGCTGCGCTCGATGGCGAGCGTCCAGGGCGCACTCGTGATGTACCCGATCCACGCGTTCGGCAGCGACGCCCAGAAGGAGGAGTGGCTCCCCGCGCTCGGCCAGGGCGAGGTCGTCGGCTGCTTCGGCCTGACGGAGCCGGAGCACGGCTCGAACCCCTCGGGGATTGAGACGCGCGCCGAACGCGACGCCGACGGCTTCGTCCTGAACGGCGAGAAGACGTGGATCACCAACTCGCCCATCGCGGACGTGGCGGTCGTGTGGGCGAAACTGACCTCCGACGACGGATCGCCCGTTCGGGGGTTCCTCGTCGAGACCGACCGCGACGGCGTCAAGACGCCGAAGATCGAGGAGAAGCTCTCGATGCGCGCGTCGGTCACGGGCGGGATCGTCCTCGACGACGTGCGCGTCCCCGAGGGGAACGTTCTCCCCGACGTGACGGGGATGAAGGGGCCGCTGTCGTGTCTCACGCAGGCCCGGTACGGCATCGCCTGGGGCGCCGTCGGCGCCGCCCGCGACTGCTTCGAGACGGCCCGCGAGTACCAGACCGAGCGCGACCAGTTCGGCGGCCCCATCGCCCGCTTCCAGATCCAACAGGAGAAGCTCGCGGAGATGGCGACGCAGATCACCCTCGCGCAGCTGCTCGCGTACCGGCTCGCGGATCTGAAGGAGCGCGGCGACCTGCGCCCCCAGCAGGTGTCGATGGCCAAGCGCAACAACGTCCGGATGGCCCGCGATCAGGCGCGCGTCGCCCGCGAGATGCTCGGCGGCAACGGGATCACGACCGACTACTCGCCGATGCGTCACATGAGCAACCTGGAGACGGTGTACACCTACGAGGGGACCCACGACATCCACTCGCTCATCCTCGGGGAGGATCTGACTGGAATCGCCGCCTTCGAGTGA
- a CDS encoding replication factor C small subunit, whose protein sequence is MSEADDAEATEAGDGDDAGPAPGREVWIEKYRPETLEDVYGHEQIVSRLQSYIEQDDLPHLLFAGPAGVGKTTSAVAIAKTIYGDDWRTNFLELNASDQRGIDVVRDRIKNFARSSFGGYDYRVIFLDEADSLTDDAQSALRRTMEQFSDNTRFILSCNYSSKIIDPIQSRCAVFRFSPLSDEAVAAQVRDIAADQDIEITDEGLDALVYAADGDMRRAINSLQAAATTGEVVDEETVYEITATARPEEIEAMVEDALAGDFSKSRATLDTLLTETGMAGGDIIDQLHRSVWEFDLSDREAVRLMERIGDADFRITEGANEQVQLEALLASLALANE, encoded by the coding sequence ATGAGCGAGGCCGACGACGCGGAGGCGACCGAGGCCGGCGACGGGGACGACGCCGGCCCCGCGCCCGGGCGGGAGGTCTGGATCGAGAAGTACCGCCCGGAGACGCTGGAGGACGTGTACGGACACGAGCAGATCGTCTCGCGACTGCAAAGCTACATCGAACAGGACGACCTGCCGCACCTCCTGTTCGCGGGGCCGGCCGGCGTCGGGAAGACGACCTCGGCGGTCGCCATCGCCAAGACGATCTACGGCGACGACTGGCGGACGAACTTCCTGGAGCTCAACGCCTCCGACCAGCGCGGGATCGACGTGGTGCGCGACCGGATCAAGAACTTCGCGCGCTCGTCGTTCGGCGGGTACGACTACCGGGTCATCTTCCTCGACGAGGCCGACTCCCTCACCGACGACGCGCAGTCGGCGCTCCGGCGGACGATGGAGCAGTTCTCCGACAACACGCGCTTCATCCTGTCGTGTAACTACTCCTCGAAGATCATCGACCCCATCCAGTCGCGGTGTGCCGTCTTCCGCTTCTCGCCGCTGTCTGACGAGGCCGTCGCGGCGCAGGTCCGGGACATCGCCGCCGACCAGGACATCGAGATCACCGACGAGGGGCTCGACGCGCTGGTGTACGCCGCCGACGGCGACATGCGCCGCGCGATCAACTCCCTCCAGGCGGCCGCGACCACGGGGGAAGTCGTTGACGAGGAGACCGTCTACGAGATCACCGCGACGGCGCGCCCCGAGGAGATCGAGGCGATGGTCGAGGACGCGCTCGCCGGCGACTTCTCGAAGTCGCGGGCGACGCTCGACACGCTGCTCACCGAGACGGGGATGGCCGGCGGCGACATCATCGACCAGCTCCACCGCTCGGTGTGGGAGTTCGACCTCTCGGATCGCGAGGCGGTGCGGCTGATGGAGCGCATCGGCGACGCCGACTTCCGGATCACCGAGGGCGCCAACGAGCAGGTGCAGCTGGAGGCGCTGTTGGCGTCGCTGGCGCTGGCGAACGAATAG
- a CDS encoding cation diffusion facilitator family transporter, which yields MAGGSRSVVIAALIANGSIAVMKFFGFLLTGSPSMLSETYHSISDTGNQVLLLVGLRYSGREANRSHPFGYGKAQFFYAFLVSVLLFGIAGWESLKHGYDALLHPGHGGERADVILAGINFTELVPVDPFWINVVVLLGAIVFEVYALAKANAELQRQIETYGWSGVREAFSKTSDVTTLTAFTEDAIALAGAAVALVGITLARYLDMPIFDAIASLVIGGLLMGFAVALAWENKRLILGESLPAGVEETLRSAIADHEGVVHVDGFRTVFVGPGEALVTADVSFDGDAAARGVDEDITQIEATLRDLDDRVRIVYIEPEV from the coding sequence ATGGCTGGAGGAAGCAGGTCCGTCGTCATCGCCGCGCTGATCGCCAACGGCTCCATCGCGGTCATGAAGTTCTTCGGCTTCCTGCTGACCGGGTCGCCGTCGATGCTCTCGGAGACGTATCACTCCATCTCCGACACCGGGAACCAGGTGTTGCTGCTGGTCGGCCTCCGGTACTCCGGCAGGGAGGCGAACCGTTCGCACCCGTTCGGCTACGGCAAGGCGCAGTTCTTCTACGCCTTTCTCGTCTCGGTGCTGCTGTTCGGCATCGCCGGCTGGGAGTCGCTGAAACACGGATACGACGCGCTGCTTCACCCCGGACACGGCGGCGAGCGCGCCGACGTGATCCTCGCTGGGATCAACTTCACCGAACTGGTGCCGGTCGACCCGTTCTGGATCAACGTCGTCGTCCTCCTGGGCGCCATCGTGTTCGAGGTCTACGCGCTCGCGAAGGCGAACGCGGAGCTCCAGCGGCAGATCGAGACGTACGGCTGGTCGGGGGTCCGCGAGGCGTTCTCGAAGACCAGCGACGTGACGACCCTCACCGCCTTCACCGAGGACGCCATCGCGCTGGCCGGTGCCGCCGTCGCGCTCGTCGGCATCACGCTGGCGCGGTACCTCGACATGCCGATCTTCGACGCGATCGCCTCGCTCGTCATCGGCGGGCTGTTGATGGGCTTCGCCGTCGCGCTCGCCTGGGAGAACAAGCGGCTGATCCTCGGGGAGTCGCTCCCGGCGGGCGTGGAGGAAACGCTCCGGTCGGCGATCGCCGATCACGAGGGCGTCGTCCACGTCGACGGGTTCCGGACGGTGTTCGTCGGGCCCGGCGAGGCGCTGGTCACCGCGGACGTGAGCTTCGACGGCGACGCGGCGGCCCGCGGCGTCGACGAGGACATCACGCAGATCGAGGCAACGCTTCGGGACCTCGACGACCGCGTCCGGATCGTCTACATCGAGCCGGAAGTGTGA